Proteins encoded by one window of Brasilonema sennae CENA114:
- a CDS encoding thioredoxin family protein encodes MTKRQIEIFTADCPLCDETVQLVQELTCPNCEVSVYELRQEQEKAQQYGVNAVPAIAINGKLVLTGKPNREQLQAAGVGQILS; translated from the coding sequence ATGACGAAACGTCAAATAGAAATTTTTACGGCTGACTGTCCTCTTTGCGATGAGACAGTTCAATTGGTGCAAGAATTGACTTGCCCTAATTGTGAAGTATCGGTCTATGAACTGCGACAAGAGCAGGAGAAAGCCCAGCAGTATGGAGTGAATGCAGTGCCAGCGATCGCCATTAATGGAAAACTGGTTCTGACTGGTAAACCGAATCGAGAGCAACTTCAAGCTGCTGGTGTAGGTCAGATTCTGAGTTGA
- a CDS encoding FixH family protein, producing the protein MKSFKWLLIVLGSTGVISLGACSNGQQVDNSGSNPAVSSSKTMTGSQVIEPATQTGEARMTLNTEATPLKTGKSTLMLNVTDAKNGKPLAAKNIAVEMVMSEQEMKAMGMEGVGTAKTQVKPASSPGMFEIQTSLPYGGNWQLKVNLKDIQPTASAVFNVAVK; encoded by the coding sequence ATGAAATCTTTCAAGTGGCTTTTAATCGTTCTAGGAAGCACGGGAGTAATTTCTTTAGGAGCCTGTAGCAATGGACAGCAGGTAGATAATTCGGGTAGTAATCCTGCTGTCTCTTCCTCAAAAACCATGACAGGCAGTCAGGTGATTGAACCTGCTACTCAGACGGGAGAAGCTCGCATGACTCTAAACACGGAAGCTACACCTCTCAAAACCGGAAAAAGTACTTTAATGCTCAACGTTACAGATGCCAAGAATGGTAAGCCTTTAGCTGCCAAAAATATAGCAGTCGAAATGGTCATGTCTGAGCAAGAAATGAAGGCAATGGGGATGGAAGGAGTAGGAACTGCAAAAACACAAGTCAAGCCGGCATCTTCACCCGGTATGTTTGAAATTCAAACCAGCCTACCTTACGGGGGCAACTGGCAACTGAAGGTAAACCTTAAAGACATTCAGCCTACTGCCAGCGCTGTCTTTAATGTAGCCGTTAAGTAG
- a CDS encoding heavy metal-responsive transcriptional regulator — translation MVAVVEQVCCEASSPKKLLKIGELAKQTDVAVGTIRYYESLGLLTPVERSENGYRYYDGEAIKRLQFIKKAQSLQFSLSEIQQVVGVRSHGDPACPLVRGLLKQKIADLEKQIYRMKVLKEELEAYQERWASRPLDDPCSKELCSMIEEVACQDVPVHNLRGG, via the coding sequence ATAGTTGCTGTGGTGGAACAAGTTTGTTGTGAAGCATCATCCCCGAAAAAACTGCTGAAAATTGGTGAGCTAGCAAAGCAAACCGATGTGGCAGTAGGAACAATTCGGTATTATGAAAGCTTAGGATTGCTAACACCAGTTGAAAGAAGTGAAAATGGCTACCGCTATTACGATGGCGAAGCAATCAAGCGGTTGCAATTCATCAAAAAAGCCCAATCTTTACAGTTTTCCCTCTCGGAAATTCAACAAGTGGTTGGTGTCCGCTCCCACGGCGATCCTGCTTGCCCACTCGTGAGGGGCTTACTGAAACAGAAAATAGCTGATCTTGAGAAGCAGATTTATCGCATGAAGGTGCTGAAGGAGGAGTTAGAAGCATATCAAGAGCGCTGGGCAAGCCGACCTTTAGACGACCCGTGTAGCAAAGAGCTTTGTAGCATGATTGAGGAAGTCGCTTGCCAGGATGTACCTGTCCACAACTTACGAGGAGGGTAA
- a CDS encoding efflux RND transporter periplasmic adaptor subunit → MSGTTDEHQNSRIKPENEQTPLAPLSPLEEGTPDQVSNNDNATLIEIKPVKKLILSVKTVMTLAVLAALIGGISIVTKQFKPSSSMAGMEDMKGMSMEDMMRVDGSSNPTPVKVESIKSGLMEASVRYTGTVRPYLEVTVYPRVGGQLTEYSAYPGSKVKAGQVLARLTATELSDEVEEATTEMEAAKAEERATREELDEQRQEIQRMAAESTYLDTRVQRTEQVLLNSGAIARNDFDKQKSEATAAKASLGGAKVKLERMQAQIAKAQAQVAQAKVKIQRLKVIESYKIITSPITGIVQERMADPGVVVQPGMGILKIGDYRKVRLQANVAQQNLAGVEIGSPVVARVIGNSTKTIKAKVTSIFPKAGEETRTVTVESVVDNPGGQILAGQAVQMQIITARKPNALSVPQAALVESEGKQAVWVLAGKSAKRKFITTGLTTGDRVEATSGLQPGDLVITSGQERLIENASVAAIDDSGQPVASLSSAVQGNTQIKLVSPQGKAVSGDNQLILEVQDSKTKKPVQVEGLEVSVTMPMKNSSPMSTDVEVKPDTQLGRFKVNTYLGMSGKWEVTAKVKDSSRIGSGSFTLDNRP, encoded by the coding sequence ATGTCCGGAACTACTGACGAACATCAAAACTCTCGCATCAAACCAGAGAACGAGCAAACTCCTCTTGCTCCCCTCTCCCCCCTTGAGGAAGGAACACCGGATCAGGTCAGTAATAATGACAATGCCACCTTAATTGAGATTAAGCCTGTCAAAAAGTTGATTTTATCCGTCAAAACGGTCATGACACTTGCAGTCCTCGCGGCACTAATTGGTGGCATCTCAATAGTAACAAAGCAGTTCAAACCCTCTTCTTCTATGGCTGGGATGGAAGATATGAAAGGGATGTCAATGGAAGACATGATGCGAGTGGACGGTTCCTCTAATCCCACCCCGGTAAAGGTCGAGTCCATCAAGTCTGGTTTAATGGAGGCGAGTGTTCGTTACACAGGGACAGTGCGTCCTTACCTGGAAGTGACTGTATATCCACGAGTGGGTGGGCAGTTGACTGAATACTCTGCCTACCCAGGAAGTAAAGTAAAAGCAGGACAAGTGCTGGCTCGGCTAACTGCGACGGAACTTTCTGATGAGGTAGAGGAAGCAACAACGGAAATGGAGGCAGCCAAAGCTGAGGAGCGTGCAACCAGAGAAGAACTGGATGAGCAACGTCAAGAAATACAGCGGATGGCAGCCGAATCTACTTATTTAGATACAAGAGTACAGCGAACTGAGCAGGTTTTATTAAATTCAGGTGCGATCGCCCGCAACGACTTTGATAAACAAAAAAGTGAAGCGACAGCAGCCAAAGCATCTCTGGGTGGTGCAAAAGTTAAATTGGAACGGATGCAAGCACAGATAGCTAAAGCCCAAGCGCAGGTAGCTCAGGCTAAAGTAAAAATTCAGCGTCTTAAGGTTATAGAAAGTTACAAAATAATTACATCACCGATTACAGGTATTGTGCAGGAGCGCATGGCAGACCCTGGTGTAGTGGTACAACCTGGTATGGGGATTCTTAAAATCGGAGATTATCGCAAAGTTCGCCTCCAGGCAAATGTTGCCCAGCAAAATTTAGCAGGTGTAGAAATCGGTTCTCCTGTTGTGGCTCGTGTGATTGGCAACTCCACTAAAACCATCAAAGCAAAGGTGACAAGCATTTTCCCAAAAGCTGGGGAAGAAACTCGCACAGTTACAGTCGAGTCAGTTGTCGATAACCCTGGCGGACAGATTTTGGCAGGACAGGCAGTTCAGATGCAAATTATTACAGCTCGTAAACCAAATGCTCTTTCGGTTCCTCAAGCAGCATTGGTTGAATCTGAAGGTAAGCAAGCTGTATGGGTTTTAGCAGGTAAATCAGCTAAACGCAAATTTATCACCACAGGGTTAACCACCGGCGATCGCGTAGAGGCAACTAGCGGTTTGCAACCCGGCGATTTGGTTATTACTTCGGGACAGGAAAGACTAATTGAAAATGCATCAGTGGCAGCTATTGATGATTCTGGTCAACCAGTTGCCTCCTTAAGTAGCGCTGTACAAGGCAACACCCAAATTAAGTTAGTCAGCCCGCAAGGCAAAGCAGTATCTGGTGATAATCAACTGATTCTGGAAGTTCAAGACTCTAAAACCAAGAAGCCTGTACAAGTTGAAGGTTTAGAAGTTAGCGTCACCATGCCAATGAAAAATTCCTCTCCCATGTCTACTGATGTGGAAGTAAAACCTGATACTCAATTAGGTCGTTTTAAAGTCAATACCTATTTGGGTATGAGTGGAAAGTGGGAAGTAACTGCCAAAGTCAAAGACTCCTCACGAATTGGCAGTGGTTCTTTCACATTGGATAATCGCCCATAG
- a CDS encoding efflux RND transporter permease subunit, which yields MKIGSIVRWSIRNPVILLALYVGILALAVLALFQLPVRMMPYLQSPLVAIVTMASGSSPQEVETYISKPIEQRMTVLDGVRFVRSSSQQDMSLVTVQFAWGQDMQRSLAAVQSVMKSAEGDIPLDGFNTRSYWVLSIDPLNRPVLTLALRGEGWDSVRLRDFADNTLVDRLKQVPDVQAVSIFGGYRRQLQIIVDREKLAAYGLSILQVRDAIDRNNISKGAGVLTKGDHEILVRSDERALGAQTVLDYPIFNQGDRIVYVRDVATVKDTYEERRSGYRYNGSAALGINIIQKPDASSPQVIERVRAELKRIQTQYSGIEFKEAYDNSHLVEIIKEGTIAELLISVALAGLVILIFLEDFRATAMVLISIPTSLAMSILPFVPMGMSLNSSTLIGVLLAIGRLVDDSIVVIEAVERKLKQGRKPFHAAIEGTQEVFLAITAATAVMVAALAPMTFAGGLTGIMFVGIVWPIIYALLASLIVSLTLTPLMAAYFLKLHNEHEEHKPILLKRLLTPFRKGFGWLERSYASLLDLALKNRGMVLAVAIAFIYLGYSLYPFVGQEMMPLADSGQFMATVEAEPGTSFAKTDVIAQKFEQILSQQREVEKISSEVGFELTSNSTYFSGYSMGGVNSASMIVTLKDRGERTRDIWQVIDAVEAIARRTIPGIRRIAMQPMGVDVMATSAAPVQLAVYGEDLDILHRLADQVLHIAEKTSGLKMAHTSSTMSQPEYQLKVDRRRAMELGLSVAEVTEQARYALQGGYTQQYYNLPNRRLNSILVRYDQKDRGNAQDLAATYLTTKDGKQVPLDSVVTLERRNGASLIEHVNGHRVVYINGFYRKHSPASMDLSMSVAMQAGAELNFPPGYGLDSMGDMTDMMIEFARLLRGLVLSLVLIYLILVVQFGSFIQPLNMMLSIPLELAGVFGALLLAGQTFSTVSILGIIILSGIDVAGAILLIDLILTKRRQKIPRDIAIREAGPIRLKPILMTVIITLVVIIRLAFFPDTGMDAYSPIATVILGGLSISTLLTLIVIPVMHSVVDDGTQLFARVWKKPRRFQSR from the coding sequence ATGAAAATTGGCTCAATTGTGCGCTGGTCGATCCGGAACCCAGTGATTTTGTTAGCGTTGTATGTTGGCATTCTTGCCCTAGCTGTCTTGGCGCTATTTCAGCTACCAGTGCGGATGATGCCCTACCTTCAAAGTCCTCTAGTCGCTATTGTAACAATGGCTTCTGGTTCATCTCCCCAAGAAGTAGAGACTTACATCAGCAAGCCAATCGAACAGCGGATGACGGTGCTAGACGGTGTGCGCTTTGTCCGCTCTAGTTCCCAGCAAGATATGTCCCTAGTGACAGTGCAGTTTGCTTGGGGTCAAGATATGCAGCGATCGCTTGCGGCAGTGCAAAGTGTCATGAAATCGGCAGAAGGAGATATACCTCTTGATGGTTTCAATACACGCTCTTACTGGGTTCTGTCCATCGACCCCCTTAATCGTCCTGTTTTAACCTTGGCTTTGCGAGGGGAAGGATGGGACTCAGTACGTCTACGTGATTTTGCAGATAATACTCTGGTTGATCGGCTCAAACAAGTACCTGATGTTCAGGCTGTATCTATTTTTGGCGGATACCGACGGCAGCTACAAATAATTGTAGACCGAGAAAAGTTAGCAGCATACGGTCTTTCAATTTTACAGGTGCGGGATGCAATCGACCGTAACAATATTTCCAAGGGTGCTGGAGTATTAACCAAAGGCGATCACGAAATCCTAGTACGTAGTGACGAACGCGCTTTGGGCGCTCAGACAGTCTTGGATTATCCTATTTTCAATCAAGGCGATCGCATTGTTTATGTCCGAGATGTAGCTACCGTCAAAGATACTTATGAAGAACGGCGTAGTGGCTATCGCTACAATGGTTCAGCAGCGCTGGGAATTAATATTATCCAAAAGCCGGATGCTAGTTCTCCCCAGGTGATTGAGCGCGTGCGAGCCGAACTCAAGCGCATCCAGACTCAGTATTCTGGCATTGAGTTTAAAGAAGCCTACGATAATTCCCATTTGGTAGAGATCATCAAAGAAGGCACAATTGCAGAGTTGCTCATCAGCGTAGCTTTAGCTGGGCTAGTGATTTTGATTTTTTTGGAGGATTTTCGGGCAACCGCAATGGTACTAATTTCCATTCCCACCTCGTTGGCAATGTCAATTTTGCCGTTTGTGCCGATGGGAATGTCCTTGAACTCTTCGACCTTGATTGGGGTGCTGTTGGCTATTGGACGGCTAGTAGATGACTCGATTGTAGTGATTGAAGCAGTCGAGCGCAAGCTTAAACAGGGTAGAAAGCCTTTCCACGCAGCGATTGAAGGGACACAAGAAGTATTTTTGGCGATCACCGCAGCTACTGCAGTGATGGTTGCGGCATTAGCTCCGATGACTTTTGCAGGCGGACTAACAGGAATAATGTTTGTCGGTATTGTCTGGCCAATTATCTATGCCCTATTAGCTTCCCTGATTGTGTCGCTGACTTTGACACCCCTGATGGCAGCCTACTTCTTAAAACTTCACAACGAGCATGAAGAACACAAACCAATCTTACTAAAACGGCTCCTTACTCCATTTCGTAAAGGTTTTGGGTGGTTGGAAAGAAGCTATGCATCTCTACTGGATTTAGCATTAAAAAATCGGGGGATGGTTTTAGCTGTCGCAATTGCTTTCATCTACTTGGGCTACAGTTTGTACCCTTTTGTGGGTCAAGAAATGATGCCTTTGGCGGACTCTGGTCAATTTATGGCGACTGTGGAAGCTGAACCAGGAACATCCTTCGCTAAAACAGATGTCATCGCCCAGAAATTTGAGCAGATTTTATCCCAGCAGCGAGAAGTCGAGAAAATTTCTTCAGAAGTGGGGTTTGAACTCACTAGCAACAGTACTTATTTTAGTGGTTATAGTATGGGTGGGGTAAACAGCGCCTCAATGATTGTGACTCTCAAAGACCGAGGCGAAAGAACCCGCGATATCTGGCAGGTTATCGATGCGGTAGAAGCGATCGCTCGTCGTACCATTCCTGGTATCCGACGTATTGCTATGCAACCAATGGGGGTAGATGTGATGGCTACTTCCGCCGCGCCTGTGCAGTTGGCAGTTTATGGAGAGGACTTAGATATTTTACACCGCCTCGCTGACCAGGTTTTACATATTGCTGAGAAAACCTCTGGGTTGAAAATGGCTCACACAAGCTCAACAATGAGTCAACCTGAATATCAACTAAAAGTTGATCGTCGTCGCGCGATGGAATTGGGACTTAGTGTTGCAGAAGTAACTGAACAAGCTCGCTACGCTTTGCAGGGGGGATATACTCAGCAGTACTACAATCTACCTAACCGCAGGCTGAACTCCATTCTGGTGCGTTACGACCAGAAAGACCGGGGGAATGCTCAAGACTTAGCCGCCACTTACCTGACAACAAAAGACGGAAAACAAGTACCTCTTGATTCAGTTGTCACCCTTGAGCGTCGTAACGGAGCAAGCCTGATTGAACATGTCAATGGTCACCGCGTAGTCTACATCAATGGATTTTACCGTAAACACAGTCCTGCCTCTATGGATTTATCAATGTCAGTGGCAATGCAGGCTGGCGCTGAACTTAATTTTCCTCCAGGATACGGCTTAGACTCAATGGGTGATATGACTGACATGATGATTGAGTTTGCTAGGTTGCTTAGAGGGCTTGTACTTTCCCTAGTACTGATTTATCTCATCTTGGTAGTTCAGTTTGGCTCGTTTATCCAGCCCCTCAACATGATGCTATCAATTCCTTTAGAACTGGCGGGGGTGTTTGGTGCTTTATTGCTAGCTGGGCAGACATTTTCGACAGTTTCTATTTTAGGGATTATCATTCTGTCAGGAATTGATGTGGCTGGAGCAATCTTACTAATAGATTTAATTTTAACAAAACGCAGGCAGAAAATTCCCAGAGATATCGCTATTCGTGAAGCTGGTCCTATTAGGCTTAAACCGATTTTGATGACTGTAATTATCACTTTAGTAGTGATTATCCGACTTGCGTTTTTCCCTGATACTGGAATGGATGCATACTCGCCAATCGCTACAGTGATTCTGGGAGGATTAAGCATTTCTACTCTGCTCACTCTCATTGTCATTCCTGTTATGCACTCGGTAGTAGACGATGGAACTCAATTATTTGCCCGTGTATGGAAGAAACCGCGACGTTTTCAATCGAGATAA